One window of Oscillibacter hominis genomic DNA carries:
- the recF gene encoding DNA replication/repair protein RecF (All proteins in this family for which functions are known are DNA-binding proteins that assist the filamentation of RecA onto DNA for the initiation of recombination or recombinational repair.) encodes MRIDELTLERFRNYACERAEFDPRCNVIYGENAQGKTNLLEAIAYLSSGRSPRARSDREMIGFEEQDARIGARVFARDREFAMEVELYRGRRRRMRVNQVAAKTAAELSAVFNTVFFCPEDLYLIRDGAAARRKFLDGCLCQLRPRYAAALTSYHKVYEHKTRILRDCGEKPSLLEALPEFNEQMAVTGAVVIHYRAQLCQRLGEYAAAAHGECSGGREELRLTYQTVSTVEDPLGSVGDIAEQLRSHQRSHESAERAAGLCLSGPHKDDIEVFIGGRSARTYSSQGQTRTAALALKLAEREIYQNVTGEYPVLLLDDVLSELDERRQEYVLNRISGGQVFITCCEDDRLEELLGGRVFHVERGIIR; translated from the coding sequence ATGCGGATTGACGAGCTGACTCTGGAGCGGTTTCGCAACTACGCCTGTGAGCGCGCGGAGTTCGACCCCCGGTGCAACGTGATCTATGGGGAAAATGCCCAGGGCAAGACCAATCTGCTGGAGGCCATCGCCTATCTCTCCAGCGGACGCTCCCCCCGGGCGCGGTCCGACCGGGAGATGATTGGCTTTGAGGAGCAGGACGCCAGGATCGGCGCCAGGGTCTTTGCCCGGGACCGGGAGTTCGCCATGGAGGTGGAGCTCTACCGGGGACGGCGGCGGAGGATGCGGGTAAACCAGGTTGCGGCCAAAACGGCGGCGGAGCTCTCCGCTGTGTTCAACACAGTGTTTTTCTGCCCGGAGGACCTATACCTCATCCGGGACGGCGCCGCCGCCAGGAGGAAATTTTTGGACGGCTGCCTCTGCCAGCTGCGGCCCCGCTATGCGGCGGCCCTAACAAGCTATCACAAGGTCTATGAGCACAAGACCCGGATACTCCGGGACTGCGGGGAGAAGCCCTCCCTGCTGGAGGCGCTGCCGGAGTTCAACGAGCAGATGGCCGTGACCGGCGCGGTGGTGATCCACTACAGGGCGCAGCTGTGCCAGCGCCTGGGGGAGTATGCGGCAGCCGCCCATGGGGAGTGCTCCGGCGGACGGGAGGAACTGCGCCTCACCTATCAGACCGTCAGCACTGTGGAGGACCCCCTTGGCAGCGTGGGCGATATCGCGGAACAGCTGCGGTCCCATCAGCGGTCCCATGAGAGCGCCGAGCGGGCCGCGGGCCTTTGCCTTTCCGGGCCGCATAAGGACGACATTGAGGTCTTTATCGGCGGGCGCAGCGCCAGGACCTACTCCTCCCAGGGCCAGACCAGGACGGCCGCCCTGGCCCTGAAGCTTGCCGAGCGGGAGATTTATCAAAATGTCACTGGAGAGTATCCGGTGCTGCTGTTGGACGACGTGCTCTCCGAGCTGGATGAGCGGCGGCAGGAATATGTGCTCAACCGCATCTCCGGCGGCCAGGTGTTCATCACCTGCTGCGAGGACGACCGGCTGGAGGAGCTCTTGGGCGGGCGGGTGTTTCACGTGGAACGGGGGATCATCCGCTGA
- a CDS encoding RNA-binding S4 domain-containing protein, translating into MKIISITTEYIKLQDLLKFAAVTETGGEAKQRIQEGEILVNGEVCTMRGKKLRPGDVVSADGQEFGLSYAD; encoded by the coding sequence ATGAAAATCATTTCCATTACAACGGAATATATCAAGCTTCAGGACCTTTTAAAGTTTGCCGCCGTCACGGAAACCGGCGGCGAGGCCAAGCAGCGCATCCAGGAGGGGGAAATCCTGGTCAATGGAGAGGTCTGCACCATGCGCGGCAAAAAGCTGCGTCCCGGGGACGTGGTCTCGGCGGACGGACAGGAGTTCGGCCTCAGCTATGCGGATTGA
- the dnaN gene encoding DNA polymerase III subunit beta, with translation MKFSCEKALLQSVIATTSRAVSTKSSIPALEGLLLQAGDILTISGYNMQTGIRAKVSADITEGGEIVLNARLFGDIIRKMPDDVVTFASDDRFMVHLSCGDAAFDILGLSAADYPELPAVEDEFSISIQQKVLREMIGQTLFAVSTNESRPVHTGSLFEINDKGLTIVSVDGFRLAVRREPLEKIDGGAFSFVAPGAALSEVEKICEDVEDLACVTLGNRHILFEVGDTELICRRLEGEFLDYKNAIPRNNPIRLIADTKALIESIDRVSVVISDKLKSPVRCVFDHEKVMLSAKTGNGESKDVCPLSGDGGGLEIGFNNRYLMDALRYAPAEAVQIELNTGVSPAVIVPTDGGESFLYMVLPVRLKAAE, from the coding sequence ATGAAATTCTCCTGTGAGAAGGCCCTCCTCCAGAGCGTAATCGCCACTACCTCCCGGGCCGTTTCCACTAAGAGCTCCATCCCCGCGCTGGAAGGGCTCCTCCTCCAGGCGGGCGATATCCTGACCATCTCCGGCTACAACATGCAGACCGGCATCCGCGCCAAAGTCAGTGCCGACATCACCGAGGGCGGCGAAATCGTCCTCAACGCCCGCCTCTTCGGCGACATCATCCGCAAAATGCCCGACGATGTGGTCACCTTTGCGTCCGACGACCGCTTTATGGTCCATTTGAGCTGCGGCGACGCGGCCTTCGACATCTTAGGCCTCAGTGCCGCCGATTATCCGGAGCTGCCGGCGGTGGAGGATGAGTTTTCCATCTCCATTCAGCAAAAGGTGCTGCGGGAGATGATCGGCCAGACGTTGTTCGCTGTCTCCACCAACGAGAGCCGTCCGGTCCACACCGGCTCCCTTTTTGAGATCAACGACAAGGGGCTGACCATCGTGTCCGTGGACGGGTTCCGCCTGGCGGTGCGCCGTGAGCCTCTGGAGAAGATTGACGGCGGCGCCTTTTCCTTCGTTGCGCCGGGGGCGGCCCTCTCCGAGGTGGAGAAAATCTGTGAGGACGTGGAGGATTTGGCCTGCGTCACCCTGGGCAACCGCCACATCCTCTTTGAAGTGGGCGACACGGAGCTGATCTGCCGCCGGCTGGAGGGAGAGTTCCTGGATTATAAGAACGCCATCCCCCGCAACAACCCCATCCGGCTGATCGCCGACACAAAGGCGCTGATCGAGAGCATCGACCGGGTCAGCGTGGTGATTTCCGACAAGCTGAAAAGCCCGGTGCGCTGTGTCTTTGACCACGAAAAGGTGATGCTCTCCGCCAAGACGGGCAACGGCGAATCCAAGGACGTGTGCCCCCTCTCCGGCGACGGCGGCGGCCTGGAGATCGGCTTCAACAACCGCTATCTCATGGACGCGCTGCGCTATGCGCCGGCCGAGGCCGTCCAGATCGAGCTGAATACCGGCGTTTCCCCGGCCGTGATCGTGCCCACGGACGGCGGGGAGAGCTTCCTCTATATGGTGCTGCCGGTGCGGCTGAAGGCCGCGGAATAA
- the dnaA gene encoding chromosomal replication initiator protein DnaA, which translates to MADIWTTVLQKLQSELSETTISTWFDELEPVDIREFTFYFRCPNDFKKGYIESLFLDNIRAALQDIFSHEFEVKILDEEEYAAFESPESAKKTRSLFESDDFTFETFVVGPSNKLAYAAARSVAERPAANYNPLLIYGDSGLGKTHLLYAIAHLIRKNNAKAKIAYVKGDDFINQFIELIRAGRGSEFRARYREADLLLVDDVQFVAGKEQVQNEFFHTFNTLYESGKQIVLTSDRPPSEMTLLDDRLRTRFEWGLLADVAPPDFETRMAIIKNKAAMLGMELPDSIAGFIAEKVTANVRQLEGTINKILAYKDLLGNNVDEEAVKRAIRDILSKSGEIIPTPEMIIGYVCRFYNMEENIIRGQQRVKDAVQGRQIAMYLIRRMTNLSLVDIGREFGNRDHATVKHSIEKVEKQIRSDPAFAEIIKELTTNINSKK; encoded by the coding sequence GTGGCAGACATCTGGACCACCGTTTTGCAGAAGCTGCAAAGCGAGCTGTCCGAAACCACCATCTCCACCTGGTTCGACGAGCTGGAACCGGTGGACATCCGGGAGTTTACCTTTTACTTCCGCTGTCCCAACGACTTTAAAAAAGGCTACATCGAATCTTTGTTCCTGGACAATATCCGCGCCGCACTCCAGGACATCTTTTCCCACGAGTTTGAAGTGAAAATCCTGGATGAGGAGGAATACGCTGCGTTTGAGTCGCCGGAGAGTGCGAAAAAAACACGCAGCCTCTTTGAATCGGACGACTTTACCTTTGAGACCTTTGTGGTGGGCCCGTCCAACAAGCTGGCCTACGCCGCCGCCCGGTCCGTGGCGGAGCGGCCCGCCGCCAACTACAACCCGCTGCTGATCTACGGCGACTCGGGCCTTGGCAAGACCCATCTCCTCTACGCCATTGCCCACCTGATCCGCAAAAATAACGCCAAGGCCAAAATCGCCTATGTGAAGGGCGACGACTTCATCAACCAATTCATCGAACTGATCCGGGCGGGCCGGGGCAGCGAGTTCCGCGCCCGGTACCGGGAGGCGGACCTGCTGTTGGTGGACGACGTGCAGTTTGTGGCCGGTAAGGAGCAGGTGCAGAACGAATTCTTCCACACCTTCAACACCCTCTATGAATCGGGCAAGCAGATTGTCCTCACCTCCGACCGTCCCCCCTCTGAGATGACGCTGCTGGACGACCGTCTGCGCACCCGTTTTGAGTGGGGACTTCTGGCGGACGTTGCGCCGCCGGACTTTGAGACACGGATGGCCATCATCAAAAACAAAGCCGCCATGCTGGGTATGGAACTCCCAGATTCCATCGCCGGCTTTATTGCCGAGAAGGTTACGGCCAACGTGCGCCAGCTTGAGGGCACCATCAACAAGATTCTGGCCTACAAAGACCTTTTGGGCAACAACGTGGACGAGGAGGCTGTGAAGCGTGCCATCCGGGACATCCTCTCCAAGAGCGGGGAAATTATCCCCACGCCGGAGATGATCATCGGATACGTCTGCCGCTTCTACAATATGGAGGAAAACATCATCCGGGGCCAGCAGCGGGTGAAGGACGCCGTCCAGGGCCGCCAGATCGCCATGTACCTGATCCGCCGCATGACCAACCTCTCTTTGGTGGACATCGGCCGGGAGTTTGGCAACCGGGACCACGCCACGGTGAAGCACTCCATTGAAAAGGTGGAGAAGCAGATCCGCAGTGACCCCGCCTTTGCCGAAATCATCAAGGAACTGACCACCAACATCAACTCCAAAAAGTAG
- the rpmH gene encoding 50S ribosomal protein L34, translated as MATKRTYQPKKLHGQKVHGFRKRMASANGRKVLSRRRAKGRAQLSY; from the coding sequence ATGGCAACGAAACGTACCTATCAGCCCAAGAAACTGCACGGCCAGAAGGTCCACGGCTTCCGCAAGAGAATGGCGAGCGCCAACGGCCGCAAGGTTTTGTCCCGCCGCCGCGCAAAGGGCCGCGCACAGCTGTCCTACTAA
- the rnpA gene encoding ribonuclease P protein component: protein MKKAVTLKKNYEFQRMYRKAKSAVSPCVVVYCRNNRLDHNRIGITVSTKLGKAVVRNRARRRLREAYRLHSAHIRPGCDFVMVARGRLLSAPWHQVCAQLRQCMDKLGVWKEEG from the coding sequence ATGAAAAAAGCCGTCACGCTGAAAAAAAACTATGAGTTCCAGAGGATGTACCGCAAGGCAAAGTCGGCGGTGAGTCCCTGCGTGGTGGTCTACTGCCGGAACAATCGCCTGGACCACAACCGCATCGGCATCACTGTATCCACCAAGCTTGGAAAGGCCGTGGTGCGAAACCGTGCCCGGCGCCGCCTGCGGGAGGCCTATCGCCTGCACTCTGCCCACATCCGGCCGGGCTGCGACTTTGTGATGGTGGCCCGGGGGCGGCTGCTCAGCGCGCCCTGGCACCAGGTGTGCGCCCAGCTGCGCCAATGCATGGATAAGCTTGGCGTGTGGAAGGAAGAGGGATGA
- the yidD gene encoding membrane protein insertion efficiency factor YidD — translation MKRLLIALVRFYRREISPAFPPRCRYIPTCSQYALEAIEKYGALKGSYLAFRRVLRCNPFHKGGYDPVP, via the coding sequence ATGAAGCGGCTGCTTATTGCGCTGGTGCGATTTTACCGCAGGGAGATCTCGCCGGCTTTCCCGCCGCGCTGCCGCTATATCCCCACCTGCTCCCAGTACGCCCTGGAGGCCATTGAAAAATACGGCGCGCTCAAAGGCTCCTATCTTGCGTTCCGCCGCGTTCTGCGCTGCAACCCCTTCCACAAGGGCGGGTATGACCCTGTCCCGTAG